From the genome of Candidatus Nanopelagicales bacterium, one region includes:
- a CDS encoding IS1634 family transposase: MAYVRTVKTASGARAVQIVYSSHGGSRKIEHLGSARDDAELVALKAAAQQRLAGGQAELDLGLHAAAAPG; encoded by the coding sequence GTGGCGTACGTTCGCACCGTCAAGACCGCGTCGGGGGCTCGGGCGGTGCAGATCGTGTACTCCTCGCATGGTGGTTCCAGGAAGATCGAGCACCTGGGCTCGGCGCGCGACGACGCCGAACTGGTGGCGCTGAAGGCCGCAGCCCAGCAGCGGCTGGCGGGCGGGCAGGCCGAGCTGGACCTCGGGCTGCACGCGGCTGCCGCCCCGGGTA
- a CDS encoding inorganic phosphate transporter, whose amino-acid sequence MDIALITIIALVALALLFDFTNGFHDAANTVSTVVVTRALPARWAPAFAAVFNFLAYFVVGTAVASTVAKTVHSEYAGVAVVFAALFAAIAWNYITWYFGMPSSSSHAIIGGLVGAGLAAGGLAAIAWDSVKLAAIGIVASPLVAITIAVLAMYVVLGLQRLLRIHDNHPVFKGLQLVSAGALSFGHGANDAQKTMGVIGALMLGAGYTSVGSDGSIEVPEWAALSAYTAIALGTLWGGWKIIETVGLKITTLHANSGAAANIGSSAAIFGATAVGMPISTTHAAGSSVIGAGVSSGKGANWKVVGEMVLAWVLTIPSAGLIAFVLFKLTQLPTVLASVAVSVVICGLAAWVIWAMLHTIHAGDVEAEIPSEEALDEALHPVHPHFVGHGPVWPGHDQAAAVQPAPSPIVNGNGKPVNGHDRNAALIEANGKRIDGLSRVVSKEESSTGA is encoded by the coding sequence TTGGATATCGCGCTGATTACGATCATCGCTTTGGTGGCTCTGGCTCTGCTGTTCGACTTCACCAACGGATTCCACGACGCGGCCAATACCGTGTCGACGGTTGTGGTCACGCGCGCACTGCCAGCTCGCTGGGCGCCGGCATTCGCCGCGGTCTTCAATTTCCTCGCCTACTTCGTGGTCGGCACCGCTGTGGCGAGCACGGTCGCCAAGACCGTCCACTCGGAGTACGCCGGGGTGGCGGTGGTGTTCGCCGCGCTGTTCGCCGCGATCGCGTGGAACTACATCACTTGGTACTTCGGAATGCCATCGTCATCGAGCCACGCCATCATCGGGGGGCTTGTCGGAGCCGGGCTGGCAGCGGGCGGGCTGGCAGCAATTGCCTGGGACAGCGTGAAGCTGGCGGCAATCGGAATCGTCGCGTCGCCCCTAGTGGCGATCACCATCGCGGTTCTGGCCATGTACGTGGTGCTTGGCCTTCAGAGGCTCCTGCGGATCCACGATAACCACCCGGTGTTCAAGGGCCTGCAGCTCGTGTCTGCGGGTGCCCTGTCGTTCGGGCACGGGGCCAACGACGCCCAGAAGACCATGGGAGTGATCGGGGCCCTGATGCTCGGCGCCGGGTATACCTCGGTGGGCTCCGACGGAAGCATCGAAGTGCCGGAATGGGCCGCCCTGAGTGCTTACACGGCGATCGCGCTCGGCACCTTGTGGGGCGGCTGGAAGATCATCGAGACAGTCGGGCTGAAGATAACCACGCTGCATGCCAACTCCGGAGCCGCAGCGAATATCGGGTCCTCGGCAGCGATCTTCGGTGCGACTGCGGTGGGTATGCCGATCTCGACGACTCACGCTGCCGGTAGCTCGGTCATTGGCGCTGGCGTGTCGTCGGGCAAGGGAGCCAACTGGAAGGTCGTCGGCGAGATGGTGCTGGCGTGGGTGCTCACGATCCCGTCGGCCGGGTTGATCGCTTTCGTCTTGTTCAAGTTGACGCAGCTCCCAACGGTCCTGGCCAGCGTGGCAGTCTCTGTCGTCATCTGCGGCTTGGCCGCTTGGGTGATTTGGGCAATGCTCCACACCATTCACGCTGGGGATGTGGAGGCGGAGATTCCGAGTGAGGAAGCTCTCGACGAGGCGCTCCATCCTGTTCACCCGCACTTCGTCGGTCACGGACCTGTCTGGCCCGGACATGATCAAGCGGCGGCGGTGCAACCCGCGCCAAGTCCGATCGTGAACGGCAATGGGAAGCCCGTGAACGGGCACGATAGGAACGCGGCGCTGATCGAGGCGAACGGCAAGCGAATTGACGGCTTGTCCCGCGTGGTCTCCAAAGAGGAGTCATCCACCGGAGCTTGA
- a CDS encoding P-II family nitrogen regulator, producing the protein MQLISMVVKPQQLDDLKNALEETGISSMTVWEVYGRQRGPEEQTYRGAAVQTYLVPRMRVEVVVPDEHADSVLEVMSRSVNGGTDADDVIAVMQTVLSHKPVTA; encoded by the coding sequence ATGCAACTAATCAGCATGGTGGTCAAGCCGCAGCAGCTCGACGATCTGAAGAACGCTCTCGAGGAAACGGGCATTTCATCGATGACGGTCTGGGAGGTCTACGGTCGCCAGCGCGGTCCAGAGGAGCAGACGTACCGCGGAGCCGCGGTCCAGACGTATCTGGTACCCAGAATGAGGGTCGAGGTTGTGGTACCGGATGAACACGCCGACAGCGTCCTCGAAGTGATGTCCCGGTCTGTGAACGGTGGCACAGACGCAGACGACGTAATCGCTGTGATGCAGACGGTGTTGTCGCACAAGCCGGTCACCGCGTAG
- a CDS encoding response regulator transcription factor, with protein MSSNKPVVLVVDDEAALTKVVASYLTREGFDTCFAHDGPSAVEVAKARRPDLIILDVMLPGFDGFEVCRQIRTFSDAYVLMLTARDDETDAVVGLSVGADDYVVKPFGPRELVARAKALLRRPRAEQAVASEPYGGEPLICGDLVVDPVSRRVHVAGKEVALTRTEFDILSALAARPTAAFTRRQLIEAVWGSDWVGGDQIVDVHIGHIRGKLGDDASEPRYVRTIRGIGYGLSP; from the coding sequence GTGAGTTCGAACAAGCCCGTAGTCCTCGTCGTAGACGATGAGGCCGCGCTAACGAAGGTCGTGGCCAGCTACCTAACCCGAGAAGGGTTCGACACGTGCTTCGCGCACGACGGACCGAGCGCCGTCGAGGTTGCCAAGGCGCGGCGGCCAGACCTGATAATCCTCGACGTGATGCTTCCGGGGTTTGACGGATTCGAGGTATGCAGACAGATCAGGACGTTTTCGGACGCCTACGTGCTCATGTTGACCGCCCGGGACGATGAGACCGACGCGGTCGTGGGGCTTTCCGTCGGTGCCGACGACTATGTTGTCAAGCCGTTTGGGCCCCGGGAGCTAGTGGCCCGGGCCAAGGCTCTGCTGCGTCGTCCGAGGGCGGAGCAAGCCGTCGCTTCTGAGCCGTACGGCGGCGAGCCGCTCATCTGCGGTGATCTAGTCGTTGATCCCGTGTCCCGCAGGGTTCACGTCGCGGGCAAGGAGGTTGCGCTCACCCGCACGGAGTTCGACATCCTTTCGGCGCTGGCCGCCCGGCCGACGGCAGCGTTCACCAGGCGTCAGCTCATTGAGGCGGTCTGGGGTTCCGACTGGGTTGGTGGGGACCAGATCGTTGATGTCCACATCGGGCACATTCGCGGCAAGCTGGGCGACGACGCGAGCGAACCCCGGTACGTTCGTACGATTCGCGGCATCGGCTACGGATTGAGCCCCTAG
- a CDS encoding ATP-binding protein, translating into MRALGLGARLLTIQILVLIAGAAALVVTAFLIAPPIFRLHLGEPDGANSELTRHAQEAFATGLTTALSVGGLVALAVAIATSALLVRRIASPVGALAEAARKVAGGNYDVAIEPSGLGPDFDALESAFRDMARQLRTSEEGRQRLVADLVHELRTPVAVLDAYVQGLEDGVIGQSASTWAVLHDQTHRLTRLAGDLSELSSVDEHALALALSPEDLDDVARIAVMSALPRYEAKGVELTFVGGEGLLCQLDRARIGQVLTNLLDNALRHTPSGGRVTVTTARHGRRMASVSVADSGEGIPPEDLVSVFDRFHRGDPARHREGDSGSGLGLTIARGIARAHGGDLVASSSGSGRGATMRLALLIS; encoded by the coding sequence GTGAGGGCACTGGGCCTCGGTGCCCGCCTGCTCACGATCCAGATTCTCGTACTGATCGCCGGCGCCGCCGCGCTCGTGGTGACCGCCTTCCTAATCGCGCCGCCGATATTCCGCTTGCACCTTGGCGAGCCAGACGGCGCCAATTCAGAGTTGACGCGCCATGCCCAGGAGGCCTTCGCGACGGGGTTGACTACGGCACTGTCGGTTGGCGGCTTGGTGGCTCTCGCTGTCGCGATTGCCACGTCGGCCCTACTCGTGCGGCGCATCGCTTCTCCGGTGGGCGCTCTGGCGGAGGCAGCGCGGAAGGTAGCTGGTGGGAACTACGACGTTGCGATCGAACCGTCCGGGCTGGGGCCGGACTTCGACGCTCTCGAATCCGCGTTCCGAGACATGGCCCGCCAGTTGCGCACCTCGGAGGAGGGCAGGCAAAGGTTGGTCGCGGATCTGGTTCACGAGCTGCGGACGCCGGTGGCAGTTTTGGACGCCTACGTGCAAGGGCTGGAAGATGGCGTTATCGGGCAGTCCGCGTCTACGTGGGCAGTTCTGCATGATCAAACACACCGGCTGACTCGGCTCGCCGGGGATCTGAGCGAGCTGTCATCTGTCGACGAGCACGCTCTCGCACTCGCGTTGTCGCCGGAGGACCTGGACGATGTGGCAAGGATCGCGGTCATGTCCGCTCTGCCCCGCTACGAGGCCAAGGGAGTGGAGCTCACCTTCGTGGGGGGTGAGGGCCTGCTGTGTCAGCTAGATCGCGCGAGGATTGGGCAGGTGCTGACGAATCTTCTCGACAACGCTCTGCGCCACACTCCGTCGGGCGGTCGGGTCACTGTCACTACGGCTAGGCATGGACGACGAATGGCTTCGGTTAGCGTCGCCGATTCGGGCGAGGGCATTCCACCGGAGGACCTCGTCAGCGTCTTCGACCGCTTTCACCGCGGAGATCCGGCGCGTCACAGGGAAGGAGACTCCGGTAGCGGGTTGGGACTGACGATCGCTCGCGGGATTGCCCGCGCCCATGGTGGGGATCTCGTTGCTTCCAGCTCGGGCAGTGGCCGGGGCGCCACGATGCGACTCGCTTTGCTCATTAGCTGA
- a CDS encoding GspE/PulE family protein: MGLPRRRSDDPTARGNPSAADSDLVPGPRLSLRRHGELLSSNGGAVSAGQLASSAMAAASSGKGVLASLGLVDEQQVLAELAKEHGLEVANLSRGAPNRDAVALLDERDARRLRAVPIEKQKGGPVLVAVTHPDAGVEAELTRLVGSRIRLLLATPAEIDWAIDTSYRAVSGLEREIAAFAASHPDDELERPPTRMQSEAVVQDTPVVAVVNMIITEAVRRRASDVHMEPTSENLRVRFRVDGALREALVVPSNMISSLVSRLKIMAGMDIVERRRPQDGQICMEVDGHPLDIRVATVGVIWGEKVVLRLLDKSREVLELRGLGMARDTYQTFRSILRSPYGMVLSAGPTGSGKTTTLYAALNAITRPEINIVTIEDPVEYTLPAINQISVDESIGVDFAGALRAVMRQDPDAILVGEIRDVETAQVAIQAAMTGHFVMSTIHATDAARALLRLLDMSIEPFLVASSVIAVVGQRLVRRICSSCRVPYERTKKEIDFYEKSGGRPKTTFWAGRGCNFCSGTGYQGRTGVFEVLTVTDEMRDLLVSGDANLSSVHSLAASKGMRALRSEGLRLAETDVTTIAEIIRSTYVL, translated from the coding sequence ATGGGTCTCCCCCGTCGTCGGTCGGACGATCCCACGGCAAGAGGCAATCCTTCAGCAGCGGATTCAGATCTCGTTCCGGGGCCGAGGCTCAGTCTGAGGCGCCATGGAGAGCTGCTGAGTTCCAACGGCGGGGCAGTCAGCGCCGGGCAGCTCGCGTCGTCGGCTATGGCGGCCGCGAGCTCGGGCAAGGGTGTGCTGGCGAGTCTCGGTCTGGTGGACGAACAGCAAGTCCTCGCCGAGCTCGCCAAGGAGCATGGGCTCGAGGTAGCCAACCTGAGTCGCGGAGCGCCCAACCGGGATGCGGTGGCGTTGCTGGATGAGCGTGACGCGCGCCGCTTGCGAGCAGTCCCGATTGAGAAGCAGAAAGGGGGGCCCGTCCTAGTTGCGGTCACTCATCCGGATGCGGGTGTCGAGGCTGAGCTAACTCGTCTGGTCGGCTCGCGGATACGTCTTCTGCTGGCCACCCCCGCGGAGATCGACTGGGCCATAGACACGAGCTACAGGGCTGTATCTGGGCTGGAGCGCGAGATCGCGGCCTTCGCTGCCAGCCATCCAGATGATGAGCTGGAGCGGCCTCCAACACGCATGCAATCGGAAGCTGTGGTTCAAGACACGCCAGTAGTCGCTGTCGTCAATATGATCATCACCGAGGCTGTGCGAAGGCGGGCCTCGGACGTTCACATGGAGCCGACTAGCGAGAACCTGCGCGTTCGATTCCGCGTCGACGGGGCACTAAGAGAAGCCCTGGTTGTGCCGTCAAACATGATCTCCTCCTTGGTGAGTCGCCTGAAGATCATGGCTGGGATGGACATCGTGGAGCGCCGCCGTCCCCAGGACGGCCAGATCTGCATGGAGGTCGATGGGCACCCCCTGGACATCCGTGTCGCGACCGTCGGAGTGATTTGGGGAGAGAAAGTCGTCCTACGGTTGTTGGACAAGAGCCGGGAGGTGCTCGAGCTTAGGGGCCTCGGAATGGCTCGCGACACGTACCAGACCTTCCGGTCCATCTTGAGGTCGCCGTACGGGATGGTCTTGTCAGCTGGTCCGACGGGGAGCGGCAAGACCACGACCCTGTACGCGGCGCTCAACGCGATCACGCGGCCCGAGATCAACATTGTCACGATCGAAGACCCTGTGGAGTACACGCTGCCCGCTATCAATCAGATCAGCGTCGACGAGAGCATCGGGGTCGACTTCGCTGGGGCACTCAGGGCCGTCATGCGTCAGGATCCTGACGCCATCTTGGTTGGCGAGATCCGTGATGTGGAAACAGCTCAGGTTGCTATTCAGGCCGCGATGACCGGCCACTTCGTCATGTCGACAATCCACGCGACCGATGCCGCGCGGGCGCTGCTTCGTTTGCTTGACATGAGCATCGAGCCATTCCTGGTGGCGTCATCGGTCATCGCCGTCGTCGGGCAGCGCCTGGTCCGACGGATATGTTCGTCGTGCCGCGTTCCGTACGAAAGAACGAAGAAGGAGATCGACTTCTACGAGAAGTCCGGCGGCCGCCCGAAGACTACGTTCTGGGCCGGGCGGGGCTGTAACTTCTGCAGTGGCACGGGCTATCAAGGTCGGACGGGAGTCTTCGAGGTCCTGACCGTCACCGATGAGATGCGGGACCTTCTAGTCTCGGGCGATGCCAACCTGTCATCCGTTCACTCTCTCGCCGCTTCCAAGGGCATGCGCGCCTTGAGGAGCGAAGGTCTCCGCCTCGCGGAGACCGACGTGACCACGATCGCAGAGATCATCCGCAGCACATACGTCCTCTGA
- a CDS encoding saccharopine dehydrogenase NADP-binding domain-containing protein translates to MSKIVLLGGCGGIGTIAARTVLAANVFTDIVIADLDGERAEALAASFRRKRVVGVGVDVDDPSSLRRSLDGASVVLNTVGPFYRFGPQILAAAIDSGVDYVDVCDDLDATERMLQMDAAAKAKGVRALLGMGNSPGLANVLARFAADQLLDSVESVDIMHIHGGEPQEGPAVLGHRIHAMTSDIPIWEDGQMRKVRMLDDSGAAYVIEVDFRDVGRFPVYPYPHPETITLPRYLPGVRRVTNRGVVFPLSYFELTQDLVRADACGTAPLRVGGVEVVPRDFSVAHLIATRPRLLAEAAIDGPAGCLVIDVRGQKEGAPERYVFSLSSRSAGAGEGTGIPAGIGAVLMAEGEGKIAEAGVYPPEAVVDPLRMLNLASGIVGSLGVEGSGSGSLPIHVERHRPDGVSELNLAF, encoded by the coding sequence ATGAGCAAGATCGTGCTGCTCGGTGGGTGCGGTGGCATCGGCACGATCGCCGCACGAACCGTCCTGGCGGCCAACGTCTTCACCGACATTGTCATCGCCGATCTGGACGGGGAACGCGCCGAGGCTTTAGCGGCGAGCTTCCGCAGGAAACGAGTGGTCGGAGTCGGCGTCGACGTCGACGATCCGAGTTCACTGCGGCGTTCGCTTGACGGCGCATCCGTGGTGTTGAACACCGTGGGCCCGTTCTACCGTTTCGGCCCTCAGATCCTCGCCGCCGCAATCGATAGCGGGGTCGATTACGTCGATGTGTGCGATGACCTGGACGCGACCGAGCGGATGCTTCAGATGGACGCCGCAGCCAAGGCGAAGGGCGTACGCGCGCTCCTGGGCATGGGCAACTCACCTGGCCTGGCCAATGTGCTGGCACGGTTCGCGGCGGACCAGCTGCTTGACAGTGTCGAATCGGTGGACATCATGCACATCCACGGGGGAGAGCCCCAGGAGGGACCGGCCGTCCTCGGCCACCGGATCCACGCGATGACCAGTGACATCCCGATCTGGGAGGACGGGCAGATGCGCAAGGTGCGGATGCTGGACGACAGCGGAGCTGCCTACGTCATCGAGGTCGACTTCCGCGACGTCGGCCGGTTCCCTGTGTACCCGTATCCGCATCCAGAAACGATTACCTTGCCTCGGTACTTGCCTGGGGTTCGCCGCGTCACCAACAGGGGAGTCGTGTTCCCGCTGTCTTACTTCGAGCTCACACAGGACCTCGTTCGAGCCGACGCCTGTGGTACGGCCCCCTTGCGCGTGGGTGGCGTCGAAGTTGTTCCTAGGGATTTCTCTGTGGCGCACTTGATCGCGACCCGGCCCAGACTCCTGGCGGAGGCCGCGATCGACGGACCTGCTGGCTGCTTGGTCATCGACGTCCGAGGTCAGAAGGAGGGTGCTCCCGAGCGCTACGTCTTCTCGCTCTCGTCGCGCAGCGCCGGCGCGGGCGAGGGGACGGGCATCCCGGCGGGCATCGGCGCCGTCCTCATGGCCGAGGGTGAGGGGAAGATCGCCGAGGCGGGCGTCTACCCTCCGGAGGCGGTCGTCGATCCGTTGAGGATGCTGAACTTGGCCAGCGGGATCGTCGGGTCTCTTGGGGTCGAAGGGTCCGGAAGCGGTTCGCTGCCGATCCACGTCGAGCGCCACCGGCCCGACGGCGTCTCGGAACTCAATCTGGCGTTCTAG
- a CDS encoding DUF4349 domain-containing protein produces the protein MRPTLPSRAVVTFTALGLAAAAALAGCTGDPATSDSGTVEGVEGAPSSGERLKGGDQLSASVDQGAPAVGKAPIAAAPADRMLVRKATVVIVADDVTAAGDAITSTAKANNGFVVSIVGSSSMGDVAGVGVPCAVGPKQSRPTAEVCPPAPVVGPWVTVSIKVPATRYQAALDAINSLGEIVTLSATTSDVTDQAVDLDARISAQKASVRRVSALMRQASDISEIIEIEKELTKRQETLESLQAQRRTLADSVSLATITATVTTAESVAQFVPPGELSWWAQVWDGFASSWAAVVIGIAVISPLLVLLLAAGLLIWWLVQRSNRSRSVSEAEEVPPTE, from the coding sequence ATGAGACCTACTCTCCCCAGTCGTGCCGTCGTCACATTCACCGCCTTGGGCTTGGCCGCCGCCGCGGCTCTGGCTGGATGCACAGGTGATCCCGCTACGTCGGACTCCGGGACGGTTGAGGGTGTAGAGGGGGCGCCTAGCTCAGGGGAGCGGCTGAAGGGAGGGGACCAGCTCTCGGCCAGCGTGGATCAGGGAGCTCCGGCCGTGGGGAAGGCGCCCATCGCGGCAGCGCCCGCGGACCGCATGCTCGTTCGCAAGGCGACCGTTGTGATCGTCGCCGATGATGTCACCGCCGCTGGTGATGCGATCACGTCCACCGCGAAAGCCAACAACGGTTTCGTGGTGTCCATTGTTGGGAGTTCATCCATGGGGGATGTAGCCGGCGTCGGCGTCCCGTGCGCAGTGGGACCTAAGCAGTCCCGCCCCACAGCCGAAGTGTGCCCTCCTGCTCCCGTCGTCGGACCATGGGTGACTGTGAGTATCAAGGTGCCGGCTACCCGCTACCAGGCAGCGCTGGACGCGATCAACTCTCTAGGTGAGATCGTCACGTTGTCGGCAACAACTTCCGACGTGACCGACCAGGCCGTCGACCTGGATGCGAGGATCTCCGCTCAGAAAGCCAGCGTCCGCCGGGTCAGCGCCCTGATGCGTCAGGCCAGCGACATCTCGGAGATCATCGAGATCGAGAAGGAGCTGACCAAGAGGCAAGAGACGCTGGAGTCGCTGCAGGCTCAGCGCCGCACGTTGGCCGACTCGGTCTCCCTGGCGACGATCACAGCCACGGTCACGACGGCTGAGTCGGTAGCGCAGTTCGTCCCGCCCGGCGAGCTGTCATGGTGGGCACAGGTTTGGGACGGGTTCGCTAGTTCCTGGGCGGCGGTCGTGATTGGAATCGCCGTCATCTCCCCCTTGCTGGTGTTGTTGCTGGCAGCTGGACTGCTGATCTGGTGGCTCGTCCAGAGGTCGAACCGGAGCCGCTCAGTTTCCGAGGCCGAAGAGGTTCCGCCAACTGAGTGA
- a CDS encoding 1-acyl-sn-glycerol-3-phosphate acyltransferase — MLTAIDSPEFSRALDELEEQTGQPREQLIKEARSCLAEMAARPTSLAVAGWDKFCRWLARAYKLDVDDEAIDQLKVLARDATLIFLPNHRSYLDPLVLHSALERHDFPPNHVLGGANLAIWPLAGVGQRSGLVFIRREFKNAPVYRAVLRAYLSSLLKSRTNLEWYIEGGRTRTGKLRPPRYGVLSYVIDAFAEDPENDVFLIPTSVIYDQQHEVGAISAEEMGGAKSPESLGWLYNFAKSQSRRLGRAHLRFGEPLALRSAIALTEDENGRPRPRLAVAKVAFEVCNRINNATPVTPTALVTFALLDNDDRAITVREGAEILRPLLEYIQVRELPVTGDVDLSGSIELPDAVNALVREGVVTRHDGGTEPVFVIPRDQQLAAAFYRNTIIHFFITRAIVEVALLGALESGADDISSATWASAKRLKDLLKFEFFFPRTREFAEAVAEEARIVDPDWQLDAGSSVSVQRLFESMRLFVAPRVIAPFLEAYLVVADRLADHDPESVIDQDALIEQCFGVGQQWWLQRKLHSPESISKDLFRNALKLADNFGLMGTGGQDLRERRRALADELRESVRRVRAIRMLSRSRWEAELDV, encoded by the coding sequence GTGCTAACAGCTATTGACAGTCCGGAATTCAGCCGCGCCCTTGACGAGCTGGAGGAGCAGACCGGGCAGCCTCGCGAGCAACTCATCAAAGAGGCGCGGTCCTGTCTGGCCGAGATGGCCGCGCGTCCGACGAGCTTGGCTGTGGCCGGGTGGGACAAGTTCTGCCGGTGGTTGGCCCGTGCCTACAAGCTCGATGTCGACGACGAGGCGATCGACCAGCTGAAGGTTCTGGCGCGCGATGCGACGCTGATCTTCCTGCCGAACCATCGGTCGTATCTGGATCCCCTGGTCCTGCATTCGGCCCTTGAGCGGCATGACTTCCCGCCGAATCATGTGCTGGGCGGCGCTAACCTCGCGATTTGGCCGCTCGCCGGGGTCGGACAGCGAAGCGGACTGGTGTTCATTCGCCGCGAGTTCAAGAACGCTCCTGTCTACCGGGCCGTGCTGAGGGCATACTTGTCTTCGTTGCTCAAGAGCAGGACCAACCTTGAGTGGTACATCGAGGGCGGTCGGACCAGGACGGGGAAGCTGCGTCCGCCCCGCTATGGGGTCCTCAGCTACGTTATCGATGCCTTCGCCGAGGACCCGGAAAACGACGTTTTCCTGATACCGACGTCGGTGATCTACGACCAGCAGCACGAGGTGGGCGCGATCTCAGCGGAGGAAATGGGTGGCGCCAAGAGCCCGGAAAGCCTGGGCTGGCTCTACAACTTCGCGAAGTCGCAGTCCCGAAGGCTTGGCCGTGCGCACTTGCGATTCGGGGAGCCGCTGGCTCTGAGGTCCGCGATCGCGCTCACTGAGGACGAGAATGGAAGGCCGCGACCCCGACTGGCTGTTGCGAAGGTGGCGTTCGAAGTCTGCAACCGCATCAACAACGCGACGCCGGTTACTCCGACCGCCCTGGTCACATTCGCGCTGCTGGATAACGATGACCGCGCTATCACCGTTAGGGAGGGCGCCGAGATCCTGCGTCCGCTATTGGAGTACATACAAGTTCGCGAGCTGCCGGTGACCGGTGACGTTGACTTGAGCGGGTCCATCGAGCTGCCTGACGCGGTCAACGCCCTGGTGCGTGAGGGCGTCGTCACGAGGCACGATGGCGGCACCGAGCCGGTGTTCGTGATTCCCCGCGACCAGCAGCTTGCGGCGGCCTTCTACCGGAATACGATCATCCACTTCTTCATTACCAGGGCGATCGTGGAAGTGGCTTTGCTGGGAGCCCTTGAGAGCGGCGCCGACGACATCAGCTCCGCGACTTGGGCGAGCGCGAAGCGCCTGAAGGATCTGCTGAAGTTCGAGTTCTTCTTCCCCCGGACGCGGGAGTTCGCCGAGGCAGTGGCCGAGGAAGCAAGGATTGTCGACCCGGATTGGCAGCTGGACGCGGGTTCGTCGGTGTCGGTACAACGGCTGTTCGAGTCGATGCGCCTATTCGTGGCGCCTCGCGTGATCGCTCCGTTCCTGGAGGCCTACCTCGTAGTGGCGGATCGATTGGCCGACCATGACCCTGAATCTGTGATTGATCAGGACGCCCTGATCGAGCAGTGTTTCGGTGTAGGCCAGCAGTGGTGGCTGCAGCGCAAGCTTCACAGCCCGGAGTCGATCTCGAAGGACCTGTTCCGCAACGCATTGAAGCTGGCGGACAACTTCGGTTTGATGGGCACCGGTGGCCAGGATCTGCGGGAACGCAGGCGTGCGCTGGCCGACGAGCTTCGCGAGTCGGTGCGGAGAGTTCGGGCGATTCGGATGCTCTCCCGTAGCAGATGGGAGGCCGAGTTGGATGTCTGA